From Verrucomicrobia bacterium S94, the proteins below share one genomic window:
- a CDS encoding autotransporter domain-containing protein: MKSKVLFVCMLGLCGVVQAQILVDDGDSEVLNSSADLGTATVTVGEVAADNTLTVADEVALSAGTTYIGRESSASNNLLTLESASAMDVNGMLYVGEEGADNGLWVQADSYLEANNAVVGFEDSADNNAILVDAGVLGVYGDMVVGDGGSGNSLVVTNGGTVGANNFLIGVQSDSVGNRVVVDESGLSVGETLAVGYGGSSNRMDILNAAEVSAVTGYVGYAAAANSNLLVVADADLNVEALVVGNVSNRMNLVQVNEGGAVTLDELIIAGTNSFELNDGGTLNVQADFNAATNGFVWNAGGGLNVYGALTGVTGLESNRTLGVHGTWDEAGTIAVGASTSGNQLNITADAVIGSLEVGVGSNAVDNAVAVSGDGAQLVTDSLVLGHASNSNNSVYVSSGGKVVLNAADGLTIAGDNTFTFENGGWLMASNDFTVPANGFVFGEGGTFEVTGALSGMTNALDGSKALLLSGGTWDLGADALSLGATNGGTVLQVTDGGTLTSAGADLGEAGDGNSVLIDHADWNNTGVLSIGETGSMNQLVVTNGGYVSTDNLELGNQGDNNLVRVTDGSLAVSGDAVIGGTGTGNLLVLEGGADYSGGNDFTISGAGNAVQISDTAQLDVTQTLSVSGGGLLQVGDDAVVTAGSYVQDADSVLEFDSVTAATPVLDVASASFESNATIRFTGFVSDADVGITNSRQIVNASSSLLIGGGIDPSILNAEAENGLFDIDMSVVGNDLFIELVRQSLAMSAGFDTNSQMYAVAEEIDSLATGGDQNAANQLEVLGALDSAAQNAQLTQLYDRGAPTYMHMEGVSEAMRQVQNRGVVPDSYWPVGVSGPHFPGEQAQFWVKSFGSWGEQDDDGAFSGYDQSVYGVVVGYDKAFRDLLIGLAGGYSVSKIDQDDGDESESDMGYGILYGSYGSKSWFADASLAYGMGSVENKTGTAFDTESDFDASQFGFYLGGGKELVYRRDTIFLTPTLALSGGNWMQDSYKEKSSDSVVKKVDDYNRWSFKSELGIETVFRKELRNVVLMPEVHAKWLHEFNTDEDSLGYTLDGGTGNYSFGMVSPASDLFELGAAISLWTENKKGTVYEYALGFDGRFGSGYTANILNARVNIEF, encoded by the coding sequence ATGAAATCGAAGGTTTTGTTTGTATGTATGCTCGGACTGTGCGGCGTTGTTCAGGCGCAGATTCTGGTGGATGACGGAGACAGCGAGGTTCTCAACAGCAGCGCTGATCTGGGGACGGCCACGGTGACGGTCGGGGAGGTTGCTGCAGACAACACGCTGACGGTGGCCGATGAAGTTGCGCTCTCGGCGGGGACCACCTATATCGGCCGGGAATCGTCGGCATCGAACAACCTGCTGACACTGGAATCGGCTTCGGCGATGGATGTGAACGGGATGCTGTATGTCGGCGAAGAGGGTGCGGACAATGGGCTCTGGGTTCAGGCCGACTCCTATCTGGAAGCAAATAATGCGGTGGTTGGATTTGAGGATTCTGCGGATAACAATGCAATACTGGTTGATGCGGGCGTACTTGGGGTCTATGGGGATATGGTTGTCGGTGATGGCGGCTCCGGCAACAGTCTGGTCGTGACCAATGGCGGCACCGTCGGTGCGAATAATTTTCTGATCGGGGTACAGAGTGATTCTGTGGGCAATCGGGTTGTGGTGGATGAAAGCGGATTGAGCGTCGGAGAGACGTTGGCAGTCGGTTATGGCGGATCCTCAAATCGGATGGATATTCTGAATGCAGCCGAAGTTTCGGCGGTGACCGGATATGTCGGCTATGCGGCCGCGGCTAACAGTAATCTGCTGGTTGTTGCTGATGCGGATTTGAACGTTGAGGCGCTGGTGGTCGGCAACGTGAGCAACCGCATGAATCTGGTTCAGGTCAATGAGGGGGGAGCGGTTACTCTGGATGAGCTGATCATTGCCGGAACAAACTCTTTTGAACTGAATGATGGCGGAACGCTGAATGTTCAGGCTGATTTTAATGCTGCGACGAATGGTTTTGTATGGAATGCGGGCGGCGGTCTGAATGTTTATGGCGCGTTGACGGGCGTTACGGGGCTGGAGAGTAACCGGACGCTCGGGGTTCACGGCACATGGGATGAAGCCGGAACAATTGCGGTTGGCGCTTCAACTTCGGGAAATCAGCTGAATATTACCGCCGACGCGGTCATCGGGTCGCTGGAAGTAGGTGTCGGTTCCAATGCGGTTGATAATGCGGTTGCGGTTTCGGGCGACGGTGCGCAATTGGTGACGGATTCGCTTGTGCTGGGTCATGCATCAAATTCAAACAACAGCGTATATGTGAGCAGTGGTGGTAAAGTTGTTCTGAATGCGGCGGATGGATTGACGATAGCCGGCGACAATACCTTTACTTTTGAAAACGGAGGCTGGCTGATGGCCAGTAATGATTTCACTGTTCCGGCAAACGGCTTTGTGTTCGGTGAAGGGGGTACATTCGAGGTAACCGGAGCACTTTCGGGGATGACCAACGCGCTGGATGGCAGTAAAGCACTTCTGCTGAGCGGAGGCACCTGGGATCTCGGAGCCGATGCGCTGTCGCTCGGAGCGACGAATGGCGGAACTGTTTTGCAGGTTACGGATGGCGGGACGCTGACGAGTGCCGGCGCGGATCTGGGCGAAGCCGGAGATGGAAACTCGGTGCTGATTGATCATGCGGACTGGAACAACACCGGAGTTCTTTCCATCGGTGAAACCGGTTCAATGAACCAGTTGGTGGTCACTAACGGAGGTTACGTATCTACGGATAATCTGGAGTTGGGAAATCAGGGTGACAATAACCTGGTGCGGGTCACGGACGGATCACTCGCGGTTTCGGGCGATGCCGTTATCGGCGGTACAGGAACCGGAAATCTGCTGGTTCTTGAAGGCGGGGCTGATTATTCCGGTGGGAACGATTTTACGATATCGGGGGCCGGCAATGCTGTGCAGATTTCCGATACGGCTCAGCTTGATGTAACGCAGACGCTGTCGGTGTCCGGCGGCGGGCTGCTTCAGGTCGGGGATGATGCGGTCGTTACGGCGGGATCCTATGTGCAGGATGCCGATTCCGTGCTGGAATTTGACAGTGTGACTGCCGCTACGCCGGTGCTTGATGTTGCGAGTGCTTCTTTTGAGTCGAATGCTACGATCCGATTTACCGGTTTTGTGAGCGATGCCGATGTAGGGATTACGAATTCCCGGCAGATTGTAAACGCATCGTCTTCATTGCTGATCGGCGGCGGGATTGATCCTTCTATTTTGAATGCCGAAGCCGAAAACGGACTGTTCGATATTGATATGTCGGTGGTTGGTAATGACCTCTTTATAGAGCTGGTGCGCCAAAGTCTTGCGATGAGTGCCGGTTTTGATACCAATTCCCAGATGTATGCCGTTGCGGAGGAGATTGACTCGCTTGCAACCGGAGGCGATCAGAATGCGGCAAATCAGTTGGAGGTGCTGGGAGCGCTGGATAGTGCAGCTCAGAATGCGCAACTGACGCAACTGTATGATCGCGGAGCACCGACCTATATGCATATGGAAGGGGTGTCCGAGGCGATGCGGCAGGTGCAGAATCGTGGAGTTGTTCCGGATTCCTATTGGCCGGTGGGGGTTTCCGGACCGCATTTTCCGGGCGAACAGGCTCAATTCTGGGTCAAAAGTTTCGGCAGCTGGGGCGAACAGGATGACGATGGCGCATTTTCAGGTTATGATCAGTCGGTTTACGGCGTGGTTGTGGGTTACGACAAAGCTTTTCGGGATTTGCTGATCGGTCTGGCCGGCGGTTATTCCGTATCGAAGATTGATCAGGACGACGGCGATGAGAGTGAGTCCGATATGGGCTACGGTATTCTTTATGGTTCCTATGGGTCGAAGTCCTGGTTTGCTGACGCCAGCCTGGCGTATGGCATGGGTTCGGTGGAAAACAAAACCGGAACCGCTTTTGATACCGAAAGTGATTTTGATGCCAGTCAGTTCGGGTTCTATCTGGGCGGCGGAAAGGAACTGGTTTATCGTCGGGATACCATCTTCCTGACGCCGACGCTGGCGCTTTCCGGCGGCAACTGGATGCAGGATAGTTATAAAGAAAAATCCTCTGATTCCGTGGTGAAAAAGGTCGATGACTATAATCGCTGGAGTTTTAAATCGGAACTCGGCATTGAAACTGTATTCCGGAAAGAACTGCGCAATGTGGTGCTGATGCCGGAAGTGCACGCGAAGTGGCTGCACGAATTCAATACGGATGAGGACAGTCTGGGCTATACGCTGGATGGTGGAACGGGGAATTATTCATTCGGCATGGTTTCTCCGGCTTCAGATCTGTTTGAGCTGGG
- a CDS encoding dihydroorotate dehydrogenase electron transfer subunit, whose translation MKQELTSVIEHDNFQGEYRILRLAAPVTGPQVKPGQFLGLQVPNLGERILRRPFSIYQADTSGVAVLYKAVGRGTEAMANIKAGDEVSIIGPLGNGYPDPDPARIPVLVAGGYGNAALYILAQRMKKKGIAFFGGRSAIDILLVKEFEALGWDVRPTTDDGSLGTRGLVTDAFDPWAAEQNLQSLEVFCCGPNPMLKAIGDRAIEHNFTAWLSIDRHMACGVGACLTCVIKRKTEEENQWEWSRCCKDGPIYESREVLWDE comes from the coding sequence ATGAAACAGGAACTCACCAGCGTAATTGAACACGATAATTTCCAGGGCGAATACCGCATCCTCCGGCTGGCCGCACCGGTCACCGGACCGCAGGTAAAACCCGGACAGTTTCTCGGCCTTCAGGTGCCAAATCTGGGCGAACGCATTCTGCGCCGACCGTTCAGTATCTATCAGGCCGATACTTCCGGCGTCGCCGTTCTCTATAAAGCCGTCGGGCGCGGCACCGAAGCTATGGCCAATATTAAAGCCGGCGACGAAGTCAGTATTATCGGCCCGCTCGGCAACGGCTATCCGGATCCGGATCCCGCCAGAATTCCCGTACTCGTAGCCGGCGGTTACGGCAATGCTGCGCTTTACATCCTCGCCCAGCGCATGAAGAAAAAGGGTATCGCCTTCTTCGGCGGCCGTTCCGCCATCGACATTCTGCTCGTAAAGGAATTTGAAGCGCTCGGCTGGGACGTTCGACCGACGACTGATGATGGTTCGCTCGGTACCAGAGGCCTCGTCACCGACGCTTTCGATCCCTGGGCGGCGGAACAGAACCTCCAATCCCTGGAAGTGTTCTGCTGCGGCCCCAACCCGATGCTCAAGGCCATCGGCGACCGCGCCATTGAACATAATTTCACTGCATGGCTTTCGATCGACCGTCACATGGCCTGCGGCGTCGGCGCCTGCCTCACCTGCGTCATTAAACGCAAAACCGAAGAAGAAAACCAATGGGAATGGTCACGCTGCTGCAAAGACGGCCCCATCTATGAATCACGTGAGGTGCTGTGGGATGAGTAA
- a CDS encoding dihydroorotate dehydrogenase, which translates to MSKPNLEIKIGSMTMKNPVTVASGTFGYGPEYADLVNLNTLGAITVKGICPEEHVGNQTPRTFETRGGMLNAIGLPGPGAKGFIEKYIPFLNQFNTPVIVNIWGKVMEDYGRVVDMLDDEDGIDAYEINLSCPNVKEGGSAFGTDVATFSKVIELVRAKTGKPIIPKLAPNVPNIGDFAKAAEDAGADAIAIMNTMPAMAINIDTLKPELANKFGGLSGPPIKPIAIKLVFDASRACSIPIIGMGGIFEPEDAIEFLIAGATAVAVGTANFVDPTTVNRVINGIGAYLTEKGHTSVYDIVGTVKL; encoded by the coding sequence ATGAGTAAACCGAATCTTGAAATCAAAATCGGTTCCATGACCATGAAAAACCCGGTGACCGTTGCCTCGGGAACATTCGGTTACGGCCCCGAATATGCCGATCTGGTGAATCTGAATACCCTCGGTGCCATCACGGTTAAAGGCATCTGCCCGGAAGAACACGTGGGCAATCAGACCCCGCGCACCTTTGAAACGCGCGGCGGCATGCTCAATGCCATCGGCCTGCCCGGCCCCGGTGCGAAAGGTTTTATAGAAAAATACATCCCGTTCCTGAATCAGTTCAACACCCCCGTCATCGTCAATATCTGGGGAAAAGTCATGGAAGACTACGGCCGGGTTGTCGACATGCTGGATGATGAGGACGGGATCGATGCCTACGAAATCAACCTCTCCTGCCCGAACGTTAAAGAAGGCGGTTCCGCTTTCGGTACGGATGTTGCCACCTTTTCAAAAGTGATTGAACTCGTCCGCGCCAAAACCGGAAAACCGATCATCCCGAAACTCGCACCGAACGTTCCGAACATCGGCGATTTTGCCAAAGCGGCCGAAGACGCCGGCGCGGATGCCATTGCCATTATGAACACCATGCCGGCCATGGCGATCAATATCGATACGCTGAAACCGGAGCTGGCCAATAAATTCGGCGGCCTTTCGGGACCTCCGATTAAACCGATTGCCATTAAACTGGTATTCGACGCCTCCCGGGCCTGCAGCATTCCAATCATTGGAATGGGCGGAATTTTCGAACCGGAAGATGCCATCGAATTTCTGATTGCCGGTGCAACTGCCGTGGCCGTGGGCACCGCCAACTTTGTCGACCCAACCACCGTCAACCGCGTAATCAACGGCATTGGGGCCTATCTGACCGAAAAAGGACACACTTCAGTGTACGACATTGTCGGCACAGTGAAATTATGA
- a CDS encoding DUF1425 domain-containing protein, which produces MKNIAGTVIVASSILALCGCRSAVNSTERATPNASPSIVEDKRIETDSSLAGKLAIVQVNEGVVSGDMLQIQVVLQNRKSKSMTANYAFEWVDQNGMVLNTSQNWKPLQFAGGERKAVIGVAPTPNAVDFSLKIQEPRPFFKRNNINPFKP; this is translated from the coding sequence ATGAAAAACATAGCAGGAACCGTCATTGTCGCCTCATCCATCCTCGCATTGTGCGGATGCCGATCTGCCGTCAACAGCACCGAACGCGCAACCCCTAATGCAAGTCCCTCGATCGTTGAGGACAAACGCATTGAAACCGACTCCTCTCTTGCAGGTAAACTGGCCATTGTTCAGGTTAACGAAGGAGTCGTCAGCGGAGATATGCTACAGATACAGGTTGTTCTCCAGAACCGGAAATCCAAGTCCATGACCGCAAACTACGCCTTCGAGTGGGTCGACCAGAACGGCATGGTCTTAAATACATCCCAAAACTGGAAGCCCCTGCAGTTTGCAGGCGGAGAACGCAAAGCGGTCATCGGAGTCGCTCCCACACCGAATGCCGTAGATTTCAGTCTGAAAATCCAGGAACCGCGCCCATTCTTCAAGCGCAACAACATCAACCCCTTCAAACCATAA
- a CDS encoding penicillin-binding protein activator LpoB encodes MNNKNIVTGVLGLTSALLISGCATQTGYIESGGTESIVSLNKIDIQDWQNAADQMVQSLLTSGRLENAPRQPAVLAISRITNNTQQMVDTDALVKKIRVQLNKSGKVVTTTTIGLGGAAEDPLAKSQAEYNAFMNDEKPAVAQPDFSLSGKLTESRTNAGRKKQVTYAFHLSLTQISTGLAIWEDEVEITKQGKKNSVGW; translated from the coding sequence ATGAACAATAAAAATATCGTAACAGGAGTGCTTGGACTCACATCCGCTCTGCTGATCAGCGGATGCGCCACCCAAACAGGCTATATTGAGTCCGGCGGCACAGAAAGCATCGTATCACTGAATAAAATTGATATTCAGGACTGGCAAAACGCCGCCGACCAGATGGTCCAATCGTTGCTGACCTCCGGTCGTCTGGAAAACGCCCCGAGACAACCTGCCGTACTGGCCATCAGTCGCATCACCAACAACACCCAGCAAATGGTTGATACCGATGCCCTCGTGAAAAAAATCCGCGTTCAGCTCAACAAATCCGGCAAGGTTGTCACAACAACGACAATTGGCCTGGGCGGAGCAGCGGAAGATCCCCTGGCCAAGAGCCAGGCCGAATATAATGCCTTCATGAACGATGAAAAGCCTGCCGTTGCACAACCCGATTTCAGCCTCTCCGGAAAGCTGACGGAGTCGCGCACAAATGCGGGACGGAAAAAGCAGGTCACATACGCATTCCATCTTTCCCTCACTCAGATTTCAACCGGTCTGGCCATCTGGGAAGATGAAGTCGAAATCACTAAACAGGGGAAAAAAAATTCTGTTGGCTGGTAA
- a CDS encoding RNA polymerase sigma factor, whose amino-acid sequence MSEENQYQTRVTLLTKLKKTENHEAWIEFETIYRPFILSLILRMGINADDAEDISQAVLTKVWQKIEDFEYNQNKGKFHNWLAAMTRNTVKDFFRTKKNFITGRDSVEYQEQYVSIEEHVLPDIENLAREEWVLHITNLAWDNIKNDIYKTKRDVFKLVSDEVPTREIAAKLGISEASVRVYKAEVFEKMRAEITRLNRELG is encoded by the coding sequence ATGAGTGAAGAAAACCAATATCAAACGCGGGTCACCCTGCTTACGAAGCTGAAAAAGACCGAGAACCATGAAGCGTGGATCGAGTTCGAAACGATTTACCGCCCCTTCATTCTCAGCCTGATTCTGCGTATGGGCATTAATGCCGACGATGCCGAGGACATCAGCCAGGCCGTACTTACGAAGGTCTGGCAGAAAATCGAGGATTTTGAATACAACCAGAATAAGGGCAAATTTCATAACTGGCTGGCCGCCATGACACGCAATACCGTGAAGGATTTTTTCCGAACGAAAAAAAACTTCATTACCGGACGTGATTCGGTGGAATATCAGGAGCAGTATGTCTCCATCGAAGAGCACGTACTTCCCGATATTGAAAATCTTGCGCGCGAAGAATGGGTGCTGCACATTACCAATCTGGCTTGGGATAACATCAAAAACGACATCTACAAGACCAAACGGGACGTATTCAAACTCGTATCCGATGAAGTCCCAACAAGGGAAATTGCCGCCAAACTGGGTATTTCCGAAGCCAGCGTCCGGGTATACAAAGCAGAAGTGTTTGAAAAAATGCGCGCGGAAATCACCCGGCTCAACCGGGAACTGGGCTGA
- a CDS encoding MATE family efflux transporter, with protein sequence MNSSGTDARPFGGWRELMNIAWPMIVNSASFAVLNFSDRLFLSNYGDAEFRASLPAGILFFTLVCGFMALSGYVSTFVAQMYGAGDNAGCSRATAQGIIFSLLSVPLIMLLVPVGLFFLRISGHEPAILAMEEEYFGILMWCGGGMTMSSALSGFFSGRGKTFVVMSTNIIANSVNVVLNYVLIFGAGPFPELGIAGAGWATVVGSWLCPLIFAAIYFTGRVSREFKTWKNMRFDGWLFKRMLRFGFPSGVHWFLDVAAFTVFVLLVGRMGAIAHIASNIALSINLVAFMPMVGMGIAASILVGQYLGREEPENAEKVGWLAMKIGVSYVALTGLTFVLFPEFYINIFNGQSAATVSYEKLLYTVRILLVMLAVWGMADAVTLILSGALKGAGDTHFVMYFQSAVAWGILVLGQLVIVVWLKLNIFISWAWTLLYVFILGVGFFLRFRSGRWKTIDLLDRRKALDEPENTEDLVTRL encoded by the coding sequence ATGAATTCCTCCGGAACAGATGCGCGGCCCTTCGGGGGCTGGCGGGAACTGATGAATATCGCCTGGCCGATGATTGTCAATTCGGCGTCGTTCGCTGTGCTCAATTTCAGCGACCGTCTGTTTCTATCCAACTATGGCGATGCGGAATTCCGGGCTTCGCTGCCGGCGGGAATTCTGTTTTTTACGCTGGTCTGCGGATTCATGGCGCTATCCGGTTATGTGAGCACATTTGTAGCTCAGATGTACGGGGCCGGGGATAATGCGGGGTGTTCCAGAGCGACGGCGCAGGGCATCATTTTTTCCCTGTTGTCGGTTCCGCTGATCATGCTGCTGGTGCCGGTCGGATTGTTTTTTCTCCGCATCAGCGGGCACGAGCCTGCCATTCTGGCGATGGAGGAGGAGTATTTCGGTATTCTTATGTGGTGCGGCGGCGGGATGACCATGAGCTCGGCGCTGAGCGGGTTCTTTTCCGGGCGCGGAAAAACGTTTGTCGTGATGAGTACAAACATCATTGCCAATAGCGTTAATGTGGTGCTGAATTATGTTCTGATATTCGGCGCCGGCCCTTTTCCCGAGCTTGGCATTGCGGGAGCGGGTTGGGCGACGGTGGTCGGTTCCTGGCTCTGTCCTCTGATTTTTGCCGCCATCTATTTCACCGGCCGGGTCAGTCGCGAATTCAAGACCTGGAAAAATATGCGATTTGACGGTTGGTTGTTTAAGCGGATGCTGCGTTTCGGATTTCCTTCGGGGGTGCACTGGTTTCTCGACGTGGCCGCCTTTACTGTGTTTGTACTGCTGGTCGGTCGGATGGGGGCCATTGCCCACATTGCCAGCAATATTGCGCTGAGCATCAATCTGGTGGCGTTTATGCCGATGGTCGGTATGGGCATTGCCGCTTCGATTCTGGTGGGGCAGTATCTCGGTCGTGAAGAGCCGGAAAATGCAGAAAAAGTAGGCTGGTTGGCCATGAAAATCGGGGTCAGTTATGTGGCTTTGACCGGGCTGACTTTTGTGCTGTTCCCGGAATTCTACATCAATATATTCAATGGGCAGTCGGCAGCGACCGTCTCCTATGAAAAGCTGCTTTATACAGTACGGATTTTATTAGTTATGCTGGCGGTCTGGGGCATGGCTGATGCGGTTACTCTGATTCTTTCCGGAGCGCTGAAGGGGGCGGGGGATACCCATTTTGTGATGTATTTCCAGTCCGCCGTCGCCTGGGGCATCCTGGTGCTGGGCCAGCTGGTTATTGTCGTCTGGCTGAAGCTGAATATCTTCATCAGCTGGGCGTGGACTCTGCTTTATGTATTCATTCTCGGCGTCGGATTTTTCCTGCGTTTCCGTTCCGGCCGGTGGAAAACCATCGATCTGCTCGACCGCAGAAAAGCACTGGACGAACCGGAAAATACCGAAGACCTCGTCACGCGCCTGTAA
- a CDS encoding PEP-CTERM sorting domain-containing protein, which translates to MYLMKPLHLQRLKTKQHPHYSLKKGNHMKKQIIAMAVIAAGTTLAGPFSPDWADDNGSVYAEWNNWSYYNPGTVSAADEFGAYDYNTGTWTDTVGSFGEADVLSDAAGGPLSGHDYLDLWGTSDSLSFWMPTFSGFETTEVVIQLSYWDDESDDSWRAGFDLMPQLSDTSVGHIVNVTSEEYHDLNAELITEAWSFTVSGSTDGFFADFTYADDNTFIDSVSIDAVSYDAVPEPASVISMIFGGVILAGTRRRLRR; encoded by the coding sequence ATGTATTTAATGAAGCCTCTCCATCTTCAGCGCCTCAAAACCAAACAACATCCCCACTATTCACTGAAGAAAGGAAATCATATGAAAAAACAAATCATTGCCATGGCTGTTATTGCAGCCGGAACAACACTGGCCGGCCCCTTCTCGCCGGACTGGGCCGACGACAACGGTTCCGTTTATGCCGAATGGAACAACTGGAGTTATTATAATCCCGGTACGGTTTCAGCCGCCGATGAATTCGGCGCATATGACTACAACACCGGAACCTGGACCGATACGGTCGGTTCTTTCGGAGAAGCGGATGTTCTGTCCGATGCCGCGGGCGGACCGCTTTCCGGCCATGATTATCTGGATCTCTGGGGCACTTCGGATTCGCTCTCTTTCTGGATGCCGACGTTCAGCGGTTTCGAAACTACCGAAGTTGTTATTCAGCTGTCCTACTGGGACGACGAATCCGACGACAGCTGGCGCGCCGGGTTTGACCTTATGCCGCAGCTCAGCGACACCTCGGTCGGACACATCGTCAATGTCACTTCGGAGGAATACCACGACCTGAATGCCGAACTGATTACAGAAGCCTGGAGCTTCACGGTCAGCGGCAGTACCGACGGGTTCTTTGCCGACTTCACCTATGCCGACGACAACACCTTTATCGATTCAGTAAGCATCGATGCCGTTTCCTATGACGCCGTTCCCGAACCGGCATCCGTGATTTCCATGATTTTCGGCGGGGTGATCCTGGCCGGCACGCGCAGAAGGCTCCGGAGATAA
- a CDS encoding alkaline phosphatase produces MFIKGAAAGCALATLFTAASVDARPSRAGNGAKYVFFFLGDGMTSVQMQAAEAYKASMMEGGEDNPTNLQASMLNMNLLPISGMATTYSDTRFITDSAAAGTAFACGVKTGTGVIGLNKDKNIAYKSIAELAHEQGKSVGIISSVSLPHATPASYYANVNSRNEYTEIGYQAAQSGFEFFGGGQFRYMTSSDNAGGISVSDAFANQGYTFVNSIDDLENVSGKVVCSVATSYDSNAMPYHMDTPPENFTLAEITEAAINRLQHDSDGFFIMVEGGKIDWACHANDAKATIIDTIAFDDAVGKALEFYYAHPAETLIVVTGDHETGGMSIGYKGTKYETAFATLEDQNISYDLFNRQVMVDYKSTHTWVDAETSNIDADMMEAISNSFGLVWTDLSEYQQEQLEAAYDRELGGVKTDDRASGYDIDGSTDVDYTIYGGYNAIAVTCTHILNQESGLFWASTSHTAVPVPVMAVGFDAYRFNGFYDNTDIAKFLGQAMRTPFLPVQDPDYSGGGLPY; encoded by the coding sequence ATGTTTATCAAAGGTGCGGCAGCCGGTTGCGCACTGGCTACCCTCTTCACTGCGGCATCGGTCGATGCCCGCCCCTCCCGCGCCGGCAATGGAGCAAAATATGTATTTTTCTTCCTGGGCGACGGCATGACCAGCGTTCAGATGCAGGCTGCCGAAGCCTATAAAGCCAGTATGATGGAAGGAGGAGAGGATAATCCGACCAACCTGCAGGCCAGCATGCTGAATATGAATCTGCTTCCGATCTCCGGCATGGCCACAACCTATTCAGACACCCGCTTCATTACAGACTCCGCCGCTGCCGGCACCGCCTTCGCCTGCGGTGTAAAAACCGGCACCGGCGTCATCGGACTGAATAAAGATAAGAATATTGCCTACAAAAGCATCGCCGAACTGGCCCACGAACAGGGCAAATCCGTTGGAATCATTTCCAGCGTATCCCTGCCGCACGCTACGCCGGCATCCTACTATGCCAACGTCAACAGCCGGAATGAATACACCGAAATCGGCTATCAGGCCGCCCAGAGTGGTTTTGAATTTTTCGGCGGAGGTCAGTTCCGTTACATGACCAGTTCCGACAACGCAGGCGGAATCAGCGTCAGTGACGCCTTTGCCAATCAGGGCTATACGTTTGTAAACAGCATCGACGATCTGGAAAATGTTTCCGGGAAAGTGGTCTGCTCTGTAGCCACTTCCTACGATTCCAACGCCATGCCGTACCACATGGATACGCCGCCGGAAAACTTCACTCTGGCCGAAATCACCGAGGCGGCGATCAACCGCCTGCAGCATGATTCCGACGGCTTCTTCATTATGGTTGAAGGCGGCAAGATCGACTGGGCCTGTCACGCCAACGATGCCAAAGCCACCATCATCGACACCATTGCCTTCGACGATGCGGTCGGCAAAGCGCTCGAATTCTACTATGCCCATCCGGCCGAAACCCTGATCGTCGTTACCGGCGACCACGAAACCGGCGGCATGAGCATCGGCTACAAAGGAACAAAATACGAGACCGCCTTCGCCACCCTGGAAGACCAGAACATCTCCTACGACCTGTTCAACCGTCAGGTTATGGTCGACTATAAAAGCACCCACACCTGGGTGGACGCTGAAACCAGTAACATCGACGCGGATATGATGGAGGCCATCTCCAACAGTTTCGGTCTCGTCTGGACGGATCTCTCGGAATATCAGCAGGAACAACTTGAAGCGGCCTATGACCGTGAACTCGGCGGCGTTAAAACCGATGACCGTGCAAGCGGCTACGACATCGACGGCTCAACCGACGTAGACTACACGATTTACGGCGGCTACAACGCCATTGCCGTCACCTGCACTCATATTCTGAATCAGGAGTCCGGTCTGTTCTGGGCCTCCACTTCACACACTGCAGTTCCGGTTCCGGTGATGGCCGTCGGTTTCGATGCCTACCGTTTCAACGGATTCTACGACAACACCGACATTGCCAAATTCCTGGGCCAGGCCATGCGCACACCGTTCCTTCCGGTTCAGGATCCGGACTACTCCGGAGGAGGTCTGCCCTACTAA